From Theropithecus gelada isolate Dixy chromosome 5, Tgel_1.0, whole genome shotgun sequence:
ATTCCAGGAGGACAGCATGGGACTTCCCACCCCACCtgacaaaagaaggaaaatcttaTGTCTGGTGCTTAGATGAGCTGGTTCAGTGTTGATGGAACCTGAAGACAGACTGAAGCTACACTACAACATGCTCAGGGTGGCCCTAGAGGACAGCGTGGAGAAGAAATTCTCCCTGTGGGTACAACTCTGATCGGTTAGCTTGCTTGTCTGCTTCATGTGGAGGCAGAAGAGACTGAAATAAGAATATCTATGGAGTTGTGGGTGGGGCTGTTTGACAGGTTGATGAGAACCTGGAAGGAGCAAGTTTGGAAGAATGGGGAGACACAGCTATGGGGAATGTGTGTGTGGATGAACAACAGGAACAGGCAGAGTGGGAGGAGTGTCACATTGTGCATTCATGCTCGGTGTCCTCCACAGGGGAGGCACTGGATGGCCATGGTGATGACTGATATGGTTTCGCTCTATGCGGCCACTCAGATCTCGTGCGGAGCTctgatcctcagtgttggaggaggggcctggtgggaggcgattggatcatggaggccgacttcccctttgctgttctcatgatagtgaatgagttctcatgaggtcttgtttaaaagtgtgtagcacgtccccctttgctctcttcctcctggtctgccatatgaagaaggtgcttgcttgccctttgcccttctgccatgattgtaagtttcctgaagctcCCCAACcatcctgcagaactgtgagtcaaggaaacctctttcttcatacattacccagtcttagtagagatggggtttcgccatgttggtcaggccggtctcaaactcctaacctccagtgattcacctgccttggcctcccaaagtgctgggattgcaggcttgagccactgtgctcggccaatacactttaaaataacttcttaatCAAGGAAGAATCACAGTAAAATTAGAAAGCAGTTTGAACTAAATTAAGATGAGAATTCTTATCAATATTTGTGTGATGcatatgaaaacattaaatgcttatattagaataTAAGAAAGGTATCTTCTAGAAGTGTTccttcatatgaaaaaaataaataaaaagttaatcaGGAAATAAGTTGATGACTTCTTCTAATATCTCAGTTTTCATAAATCATCTAGgtgaattgttaaaaataaattaggtaaatgtaaataggataaacatttataaattaacttttcGTGTAATTTGAAATCTTAAAGTTATGTTATGATAAATGATATTCATAAATGTCTGgttcatttccaaataagataagAAATTGAAACTAATTGCTGAACATAAATACATTTGTTCTTGGTTTCCTAAATTTcataaaagactacatatatCTAGGTCTATTAATACACATAAAAACTACGTTATGCATTCTTTTGATACAtaagttttcagcatttttacatttataattatacTACAAATTTTACTACAAATACTATTTTACCCTTATATTGCAAGTTTTGTAggatgctatttttattattctaattctaaatatttgataatttcccttgtgatttatTTGACTTATGTGTTATTAAatttatgcatttaaatttccaaacatatggaagttttcacttatatttttgttattataagtaATAATTACATTGATTTGTAGTTGAAAAAATGATCTATATGATTGacatgtttaaattatttgacGTGTTTAAAGACTTTAAGTCTATTAAGTGATCagtgtatatgtataaaaaacaaaaaattttttttctagagacaggatgtcactctgttgcccaggctggagtgcagtgacacaaccatgactcactgcagcctcgaactcccaactagctgggattacaggcatgcaccaccacatccagatacttttttaaattttcaaatcttttgtagagttagggtcttgctatgttgtccaggctggtttcaaactcctggcctcaagtgatcctcctgtctcttaTAAGCAcaagccactatacctggcctaattttttaaaaattaaatattctgcatatgcttgaaaagaatgtattctGAGGATACAGTGTTCCATATATGTACTCAATTAGATAATGTTCTGTGAAGTTCAAATCTATATCCTTaccaatttattttctgtttgaatAATTATCAGAAAAGGCATGTTAAAATATTACactataggccgggcacagtggctcaagcctgtaatcccagcactttgggaggctgagacggttggatcacaaggtcaggagatcgagaccatcctggctaacacggtgaaaccccgtctctactaaaaaaaaaaaatacaaaaaactagccgggcgaggtggcgggcacctgtagtcccagctacttgggaggctgaggcaggagaatggcgtgaacctgggaggcggagcttgcagtgagctgagatccggccactgcactccagcctgggcgacaagccagactccgtctcaaaaaaaaaaaaaaaattacactataatggtaaaattaattatttcttctgtacTTCTGTCAACTGTTGCTTTCAATGTTTTGAAGCTTTGTTATTTAGTATCTTGCTATGTCATAACCCCTTTTGACATCAGTACCTAGAACTGAGTTAACATATTTGCCTGGATTAGGGTTTTCAATGAAAAATCCTCAGCTCTGTCAATGATATTTTCATCACCTAGGAGTTTATATCAGTATACAGTTTTGGTATCAAAATCAAAGAAAGCATTAAATAAGTGGAATGTGTGAATAACACAAGTGGGATTTGTgcaaattcatgtttttttttatGATGGGGAGGGTTGTGCTTGTCCTCTTGCTGGATTCACTAAATAGAGTCACTatcaaaaaaatacattatggctgagcacggtggctcacgcctgtagtcccagtactttgggaggctgaggtgggtggatcgcttaaggtcaggagttcaagaccagcctgactaatatggtggaacccagtgtctactaaaaatacaaaaatcagctgggtgtggtggcaggtgcctgtaatcccagctacttggggggctgaggcaggaggatcgcttgaacagggaggcagaggttgcagtgagccaagattgtgccactgcactatagcctgggcgacagagcaagatttcgtctcaaaaaaaaaaaaaaaaaaaaaaattatagagaaacCTGTTTCTACAAATCACCAAAtggttctcatctataaaatactgATATGTGATTGTTCAAATTGCTTGCTAGAAATTAAAATTACCAAGAGTTAAacctaggccgggtgcagtggctcatgcctggattcccagcactttgtctgaggcaggtggatcactagaggtcaggatttcgagaccagcctgcccaacaaggcaaaaccctgtctctaccaaagaaaaaaatacaaacattagccaggtgtggtggcacgtacctgtagtcccagctactggggaggctaagacaggagaatcacttgaatccgggaggtggaggttgcagtgagccgagatcatgccactgcactccagcctgggtgacagagtaagactccgtctcaaaaaaagagttaaacttctaattaatatatataattctgtATATAAAGTGTACCAAAAAGATGTGttttatgagaaaaattataagaaaggCACAAATCTTTCTGGTGTGGAGACTGGAGATGATGTGCAGAAATGGCACCtcaaaaggggaaggaaaagaaggtagAACAGGTCATCAGCCTCGGACCTCAGGTGGCTGAAGGAGAGAATGTATTTGGTGTCCGCCATATCTTTGCATCCTTCAGTGACACTTCTGTCCATGTCACTGATCTTTCTGGCAAAGAAACCATCTGCCGTGTGACTGGTGGGATGAGGGTGAAGGCAGACCGAGACAAATCCTCGCCATATGCTGCTATGTTGGCTGCCCAGGATATGGCCCAGAAGTGCAAGGAGCTGGGTATCACTGCCCTACGCATCAAACTCCAGGCCACAGGAGGAAATAGGACCCAGGACCGGGGACCTGGGGCCCAGTTGACCCTCAGAGCCCTTGCCCGCTCCGGTATGAAGATCGGGCAGATTGAGGACGTCACCCCCATCCCCTCTGACAGCACTCGCAGGAAGGGGGGTCACGATGGTCACTGTCTGTGAACAAGACtcctcaaaatattttgttaataaattgCCTTCATGTAAAACAAAGGcacaaatatgtattatttattgagaaaaaggaataattttaaggttatttcaaaatatggattcaggaaggaaacagaaacaaGATAAAAAGGAACCAGCaagtatgtgagagagagagagagagaaagagagagagagagagagagagagagatatgaagAGCGTCATGGGAGTGAAGATGCAGTTTTGgtaagaaacattttttcttttttgagatggagtctcactctatgacccaggttggagtgcaacggtgtgatctcggctcactgcaacctccgcctcccgggttcaaatgattctcctgcctcagcctccccagtagctgggattacaggcgcgtgccaccatacccagctaatttttgtatttttagaagacacggggttttgccatgttggccaggctggtcttgaactcctgaccccaggtgatctgccggcctcaacctccaaaagtgctgggattacaggcatgagccactgtgcctggtccataagaaagatttttaaaagagaataattttgcaTGAGAAAGAATCTGATATGGTAATTTTTTGTCCTAAAGTAGAATCTCTAGTTATTTAAGaaagagaggctgggcacggtggctcatgcctgtagtctcagctgcttgggaggctaaggagggaggattccttgagcctgcaacgtccaggctgcagtgagccgtgatcctaccactgtactcagcctgggtgacagagcaagacctatttaaaaaaaaaaaaaaaaaaggaacaaaataaaagaaaaagaaagacaaggcaGAAAGTTGAAGGATATTGTCAAGGCTCAGAAGTTGTGATAAGGTTCACAAAGGATGAATTTATGAAAGGAATTTGTGTGTGATCCAGTTGGTTATAATTAAGAGaattatttctaagttttctgaAGATTGAACTTTTCATCccctatgttatttatttttatttatttttaaattttgtttgagatggagtctcactctgtcgcccagtctggcgtggagtgaagtggcacgatctaggctcactgcaacctccgcctcccaggttcaagtgattctcctgcctcagcctctcaagtagctgggactacaggggtgcaccacgactcctatttatttatttatttttagtagagatggggtttcaccacattggccaggctggtctataACTCCTGATcgcaaatgatctgcccacctcagcctttcaaagtgctgggattacagatgtgagccaccacgcctggccacatactctatgttatttatttgtttacaaaatttttaaaggttGGCTGAAAtgcctgggcttcagtgatcctcccacctcagcctcctgagtagctgggaccacaggcacatgccacgacaTCTGGCTTGGTCCCCTGCCTTAGAACAAAGTTTTCTTGAGCTAGTGGTCTGCTCATAGTAAAACTGCAAGAGGTTTAGATTTTTAATTCTCTGCagcacttttctgttttttcattttctccatttaattTCCCTTGTTTCAGGTCAGAAATGCTGTCTTCTTCATTTAGAGTGGAAATTTCATTCCTTGAGGTAGAGCTTTCCTCTTAGAGCATCTCAGACTCGTGTTTCAGAAGTTCAGCTTTTGCTACATCTTGCAGCCTGTGATTCTCAGGACACACACCACTGCCTCCAGCTCCTTCTCCCCATCAGAGGGCCTGGGATGGTGACGCTGTGCTTCAGCCTTTTTGTCAGCTCCTGTATCTCTCCCCTCTgattctatctctttgttatgaGCTGATGCTGAAATGTCTGTCTTGAAGACCtggaaaaacaatgttttcttcCCGTATAATTTCACCCGTCTTCCTGGGTTTTCTTGATGTGTCTGAATTGTCCGTGTAACCAGGAAACTTCTCATGCTTTTGGTTTTCCTAACAGCCATGTATTCTCCTGCTCGAGCTACTAACTGTCTCGTTTACATTCCTCTCTAATATGGTGTGCGCTCAAAACCTTGGACACACGCACACTCTTCCCGTGTCTGGTTAAACTGAGTACATTTTCATCAGGTTTGACTTTCAGGTAAACTAAACAGATGTCCCATAAGTGGAAGAAATCACATGGCAGGAGGTTCTTCTTTACCTTTTTGGTGACTggcctcaaaaaacaaagattttcaaGATAACTTCCTGAGTtgcctttatttgttttttaaattacttaggAAAACTGAGTTTTGAAAGggttgtttttttaatctatgtatctttctgtattgcttttgaaGTATTTGACTATCACTCTGGTTAAATAAATGACTGTTATTTCACAGCGACCTGTGATCCTGTTTTGATCAAGTGTTTTGAACCTTTTGACATCTTTGGCAGCTGGAAGACTCAGGGTGGGTGGAAGACACCAGCGAGCCAGGAGGTGGGGAGAAGCCCTGGCTATCTGCAGAACTGGGCAGGTCTCAGCTGAGGGAGGCCTGTGGCCCAGCAGGAGGCCCAGCAGCTGGTGGGAGTGGGCAGGGGAATGCCCTGGTGGGGGAGTTGGGAGGGGACAGGGGACCTTGAGGGCCTCAGCTGCGTCAGGGCTTGCACTTCCACTGGAGTTGAGAGGGGAGCTGTGAAGCCTCCTGCTTGGTGGCAGTGTCTGATGTGATCCCAAAGGCCCCTCTGCCACTCATAGCTGCCAGGAGGCTCATCCACAGCCCCGTGGTGCCTGTGCTGcccacagaggcaggaggacagctagaacccaggagttcgagaccagcctgggcaacataaagagaccctgtctctaaaaaaatctaaaaattagccaggcatggtggcacgtgcctatagtcccagctatgtgggaggccaaggcacgctGTCTCtccaacaaacacacaaacaaaaaacaaaaaaacaaacaaggagaGGACACCaagctaagtgaaataggccagtccagccacaaaaggacaaacactgtGAGATCCCACGCAAGTGAGGCCCCAGAGTGGCCACATTCATAGAGAGAAAGTAGAGGCTGCGGGaagggggcggggggggggggggggggaggagaTAGGGAGTTATCGCTTAAATGAGGACATTttaccaacattttaaaataaagttctctCTGACTGCTTTGTGGAGACTGGACTACAGGGGGCTGGAAAAAGGGAGACAGTGAGGAGGTGACTCCCCAAGCCCAGGTGAGGGGCTGGGACCAAGAGCAGAGAGGCGTGGGGTGGAGAGAATTCCCAGGGCTGTAGGGATGGAGCTGACAGGGCTTCTGGAAGGATTGTTGAGGGCTCAGGGAAGGGGACATGGAAAGGTGGGGGACAGGTATCGCCTAGAAACACCCGGGAGGAGCAGGCAAAAATGGGAGGGAGGGGACCCAGACCCGACAGGAGCGGGCTCCAGACGGAAACGGGTAGGCACGGGCCGGCCGGAGAGGTGCGGGCCGCCGAGGGGGCgccaggtttgttttgtttggatgtGAGGGAATCTCAACCCGTTTGCTAGAGAGAACCGTAGGGTGGGGGCTGTGCCTTGGGAGGAGGCGGCTGGGAGGCAGCGAAGGTGCACGGGCGGCCCGAGGGCACAGCGATGTCcccaggagaggagggggagagggagtgTGTCGGGCGGCGGTGGCCAGATGGGATGTTGGGACGAAATAGGTCCTCAGGCCCTGGGTGCCCGGGACGTGGGAGAAGGTGCGTGAGGGGTGTACGAGGAAGGGGGTGCGGTGAGGCCGAAGGCAGCCAGGGGCCATCCAGACCCTGGGAGGGGGGGCAGCAAGCCCGAGACTCCTGGCGACCCAGATGCACCGCCGACTGAGGCCCAGCCCACCTCGCTTCTGCGGAGGCGGTTCCCTTCCCCGCAGGGACGCGGCCGTCTGTGGGCGCTAGAGGCAGGGGTGACAGGGCAGGTTTCGAGGGGGCGCAGTGTGGGACCGAAGGGGAGAAGGACGCCTGCGGCCCAGCACGTCCCCGGAGGCACGTCCCCCCCAGGGCTCAGCGGCCCCGGCGACCGCGCGGGGCTCCCCCTCTACGGCTCCCGCCCCACTGGGGGACTGCGACGGGCTGCTCCCGGGCTCGGGGTCCAGGTGGAGAAGAGCGCGGAAGTGCGCACTAGCCCGACACTCGGGAGGGCCGCTGCCTCCCCGGGCGCCTGGGACACCAACCCGCAGCCCCCACCCATCCCCTCGGGCCCCGCCTGCGTTTCAGCGCGCTGGGGATGCAGTGCACCCCCGAGGCGCGACCAGGTCCCCGAAGCCCGGCGTCGGCCCAACCCGGAGGAGGCAGCAGCGGTCATGGGCACGCTTCCCCAGCCCACCGTCCCAGCCCCGCTCAGGGTCAGGACACCGCGTCCCGCCTGGGCAGGGGCGGCTCTGACCACGTGAGAAGCAGGTGCGTCCGCGGTCCCAGCTTGTGCCGGGAAGACCACCGGCCAGAAGCCCAGAGGTTGGGGATAGAAGTCGGCTAGGCGGCGGGGGGGCGCCCGAGGCTGGGGGTCCTGCACGGCGAGAGGGGCGGCCTCCCGGTAGGGGGCGGCTCCGCCCACCAAGAAGAGGGTCTGGCGGGAGGTGTGGTTAGTCCCTGAGCTCCCGGCCAAAGCGCGGACTGctgtggcgggggcggggggggggggcgccAGCACCCACGTGGGCCTGGGGCGCCTTCTGCAGAGGCCACGGCGTGGTGCCTGGCTCCGACGTCTGAGACCATCTCTCCCAGGGCGTCCGGGGCCCAGATTCGCACTTGCCGGGGGCCCCCAGGGACCACTGGCGGCACCGCGCTCTTTAAGGCCAACAGCCCTGAGTTCATGGGGCTGAAATCGGCACAAAGAGGCCGAGGACCTGTGGTTGGGGCTCCCGGCAAGCGGTTCTCCGGGCTCCGAGGACACCGAGAGGCGGAGAGGAGGACcctggggaaggggtgggcaGCCGGGAGGGACCGAGGAGGCTGGTGCCCACCCTGACGCCCGAGGATCAACGAGAGGCTGGGTCAGGGAAAGGCCGGGCGAGGGCCGATCCCCCGAGCTGATCCCCCAGGCCAGCTCTCTCCGGGCGGCGCGACCCCACACTGGACACTACCCGCCCGGGGTCGGAGGCCAGGCTTTTGCATGCACCGCTCCCCGCCACTCGCGAACATCTAGCAGCTCCCTCAGGATCGCCCCCGACCTGCTGAGATCCAGCCAAAGATCTCCCACTTCCTCACCTTTGCTTCGCCGGCAGTGCGTCCTGGAGGTCTCGCCCTGGCGCcgcctcctccaggcagccctctAGACTGCATCGGCCATGGGTCTGGACGCTGCTCCCGGGGCAGCCCCCGGCCAGGGTTAGGCACACCCGATTCCTGGAGCGTCCTAGGTGCCTCTAAACGCGTGGCCAGCGCAGTCTCGGGTTTCCATGACGACGACGTCTGATGGGGAACCCGGGCGGGGTCGGGTCGGAGCGCATGCGCGGTGCGCGCCGGACGCGGAACGTCTGCCGGTGTCGCCCGCGCTGCTGGTCCTGGGGTCCCTGAACCGCGGTAAGGGCGGGGGTGCGGGCGTCCGAATGGGGGTTTTCAAGATAGGGGGCGCGGACTAGAGGCTAGCTGGGCCCAGGGACCGGCCAACTGGAGTCAGGGAGccgggggtggggcgggggctcCCTGGCCCGGGGTGGGTGGGTCCAGGGCTCCCCGGCCTGGGGCGTGGACGAGGGTAGCGGGCCTGCGGGAGGGGACCGGGGCTCACCGGCCCGGGGCCGGCGCCGCTGACCCCTCGCTGGCTTCAGGGCGGCCCCGCTCCCTCCGCTGGCCATGGCCCCCCCGCCCGCGTGCCGGTCCCCGATGtcaccgccgccgccgctgctgctgctgctgctgagtcTGGCCCTGCTGGGTGCCCGGGCCCGCGCCGAGCCCGCCGGGAGCGCCGTTCCCGCGCAGAGTAGGTGCTGGGGGGCCGGGTTCCGAGGAGCGGGGCGGGGCTGGCGCCGGGGGCGTGCGGGGCCGGTCCGCGGGGAGGACCGCGCCTCGCCTTTGTTCCCGGGAGCGGGTCCTCCCCTTCGCGGGAGATGGTGCCGTGGGGAGTGGGGACGCGCGCTCTGTGGCTCTGGGTGGACGGGCCTAGGGTGCGTGGGGGCCTTGCGGGTGACCCCCCCTGCGCCCCCTCCACCCTGACCTGCGTTCCCCGCAGGCCGCCCATGCGTGGACTGCCACGCCTTCGAGTTCATGCAGCGCGCCCTGCAGGACCTGCGGAAGACAGCCTGCAGCCTGGACGCGCGGGTGAGCGCCCGCAGCGCGACGGCCCTCCCGGGCTTCtccgggggtggggagggcaggaaggATGCGGAGGAGGCCCCCGGGGGAGAGTGGAGGGTCCCTCATCCTTTACCCCTGATTTAAGACGCCACACCTGTGCCTCCTTCCTCTGGCTCCAGTCATCCAAGGGGCATTCTGGGCACCTGTCTCACCTATGAGACACACCTCTCTCCAGCATGCTCTGTTTCCAGCCCCTCCCCCAGAAGGCCCTCACTGGGCACTTTGTCCTATGACTGCCACTCCCGAGGGCTGTGACAGACCTGGACCCTGAGGAAGAACTGTCAGCCCAATCCAGGATCCCCTAGGTGGGCAGTGAGGCCCCGGGgcagaggagaaactgaggccagaggatgTCGCCAAAGTGTCAGGAATGGGGGgtcaggctgggcagggtggtctGGATCCTGGGTGGATGCACAGGTTGGCTAAGGCCCC
This genomic window contains:
- the C5H4orf48 gene encoding LOW QUALITY PROTEIN: neuropeptide-like protein C4orf48 homolog (The sequence of the model RefSeq protein was modified relative to this genomic sequence to represent the inferred CDS: deleted 1 base in 1 codon); amino-acid sequence: MRGARRTRNVCRCARAAGPGVPEPRAAPLPPLAMAPPPACRSPMSPPPPLLLLLLSLALLGARARAEPAGSAVPAQSRPCVDCHAFEFMQRALQDLRKTACSLDARTETLLLQAERRALCACWPAGR